The window ttcttcacatTTCCATCAGTTATTAATTCCCGACGGCGGAAATGGAACCTTTCTCACTTTTGGCTCAGATTCTTCAAATGGGTTTCTCGTTGGTACTGAAAATGGAGATGAACAGTCAATTACAGCCTCCAATTCGTCGGAGAATGGAAGTAAAATCACTTCACAGCAATCAGTAGTGAAAAAGATTGTCCCTTTTCCATGGCCTTATTATTCAATATCTCCGCCGCCATTCACCCCGCCGGTGTATCCAGTGACGTATTACCCTGCACCACCGTACTGGGGGTACACAGCGCCGCCTTCTTGGACGGTAGTTAATCCCAACAGTGAAAGTTCGTTAACAAATTCCTCTGTTTTGGGGAAACGGTTAAGAGATGAGAGAAGTGTGAAACAGAGCAATTATGAACAGCCCTGTTTCTTGATTCCAAAGACAATGAAACTGGATGATCCAAACGAAAAAGCTGCAGCAAGCTCCATCAATGGCGGACTTTTCAGCTCTTTCCAACAAAATTCAAAGGGAAAAGAAGAACATCACAATGAAAGTTACTCGCTTTTGCAGGCAAATCCAGCAGCTTTTTCTCGGGCTATGAAATTCCGAGAGATTGCTTAGTTCTTAGATCAAAAACGATGCCATTAAACAAACCCAAATCCCAATTATTCTGTTCTTGAGACTAATTAACCTAAAATTAGAGTGGAAATTATCGTTGTTTTCCAGTAGGAAGACAAATCTGGACCCGACATCAGACATGAACACCCATGTTTGTAGGTTGGAGCATTTGTCTCTGTCGTGCTTTTCTGTACATTATTATTACGATCGAGATATACCCTTCTTTCGCGCTAgattcttgcttcaacaaaaactTGCAGATATGGATATGGATATGGATGAAGTTGATTCCCTAGCTCGGTTTCGATCGTTTTCTTTGCCTCTTTTCCTACGAGTCCATGACTATTCTATACCTGGAATCCAGAGGTATAGATGCCTTAAAGTGCTGGTTGAGCTTAGAAAAGCTTTGATTCTGATATATGGCTGTGATAGTATGGAGACTTAGAGACCACATTTTGTTGTTCCACACTAAGATTCATTGTGATTAAGGAAGGGACCCAATTGCATGTGATGCCATAAACTTTCATTATCATGCTTCCCATCTCCTTTCGAAGATACCTTCAAATCCACGAACAAGATCATAGGTAATTCATGTTACGAACTACGAATCTCCGTAATGATACGATATTgtcaaaagacctcgtacaAAACACAAACTTCTACAATTCTCGCAAGAGTTGAAAAATTGTCTACGGACAAAGCACTGTTCCATGTAACTGCTTACCATCTACACTCTATCATCCATTCAAACTTTACGAACCTAGGTAATAGCATCCCGATAAAGAGCTGACAAAAGGGAATGAACCAAACAGGGAGTAGGCAGAGGATTCCTATAGGCCGAACCTAGAATCCAGTTTGACCCTTGAACCGATCACGAGAATTCGAGTATGAGACTACTTTtactataaattatttgatagaAATTGGAAGTATGAGTCAGAATAATATGTTATTAATGGAAgtgcaaataaataaataataaataatgcatGGTTTTTGGAGAAGGTATCTTAGAAGCAAAGTTTTTGAAAAGTGAAAGCAACTTCACATTCCACCCAAAAAGGTAGATTGGAAAAAGATAGAACAATTtgtgattttaaataaattaaataaattattgtataTGATCTCGATCGGGAATCCAAGCTATCATCGTTGACGATTTATAGTTAGTCTTATAATATGTATATAGATTGTTCGTAAAGAATGTATTTTTATAactcgtgttttttttttttttttttttttttNATAGTATTTGAGATATcggttgatgatgatggtgtGTAAGGAACTAGGTGACTGTGAAACTTATTAGACTTGAGTTGTGTGTTGAGTAGTGACCCTTCTCGTGTTCAAACACAAGAGATTGATAATAAGATTCAAACTGCgatatcccacattagttggggaggggaacgaaactccctttataagggtgtggaaactttcccttagcagatgcgttttgaAGTCTTGAGAGGAAAtttaaaagggaaagtctaaagagaacaatatttgttagcggtgggcctgggccgttacaaatgactTTAAAGGTAGACACCCGGCAATGTGTCAGCAAAGAggttgttccccaaaggggtagatacgaggcggtgtgccattaaggacgctgggcccccttcgaggcccagattgtgagaatcccacattggttggggaggggaacgaaacaccatttataagctAGTTGATGGCTTTTAAAGCGAgggccttgaggggaagcccaaaagggaaagtccaaagaggacaatatctagtagacgggttttaaagctttgaggggaagcccgaaagggaaagcccaaagagaacaatatctcgtagacgggttttaaagccttgaggagaagcacGAAaatgaaagcccaaagaggataatatctgctagtggtgagcttagACCGTTACGAATAGTACCatggtagacacaaggcggtgtgcccaAAGAGAAGGCGGTgtgcccaaagaggataatatctgctagtggtgagcttagACCGTTACGAATAGTACCATagtagacacaaggcggtgtgccagtaaggacgctggccccaaagggggtggatttggtggagtcccacatcgattagagaaaggaaagagtgccaacgaggacattgAACCccgtggattgtgatatcccacattggttggagaggagaacgaaacaccctctATACCCAAGATCTATTCACTCTATCAATAATCGAGTCGGATTTGGTGTATCATAAGGGATTCCAAGGGTACGGACCTCCCccatgaattattttaaagatccaaaacaaaaaagagcaACGAAACCCCGAATTGaaaagccgaaagaggacacAAAAATTTACTCTCCCATTCTATGTTATGCCAGCTGAAAGATGAGAGCATTTGCAGTGTTTATGAATGTGTTAGAATAAATGGGTGGAACCTGCAAGTATTATTGCAtcacatatatacatatatagtCATTCACCTATTGTTGTGATTTTGGTCTGTACTTGTACTGAATTGCCCAAAACAGGTAGTGCACAAAATTTAATCCGCTGAGCACACACATCAACCAGTAGAACCTCTCAAGGTGATAATGGTTTATGTTTTTTCCAGATAGCCATGGATGGTGATTGGAGTTACCCGTGACGTTGTTGACGATCGATACGACCACCGAGCTAAGGTAAAACCCCATAGCCATAGAAGCCCAGGAAAGAGATGTGGCCAAGGATCTCATGCTTGCAGGTGCTTCTGTGAAGAAAAATTCCAATGATCCAGCCAAGGAGAGAAGATCTGCTGATCCAAGAAACAAGTACTGGATGGCGATCCAAAGGAATGTGATCGGCAATGGTTGACCGGAGTCGACTAGACCATGTTCGGTGGCTACTCTCTTGCGCTTCGTCTCGACAACTGCTGCAACTGCCATGGCTCCAATAGAGAAAATTAACCCAACTCCTATCCTTTGGAGCTGACTGATTCCCATTTCGGTTTTCGTTATCCTTCGAGCAAACGGGATGATTACGTGATCGTATATCGGGGCAAGGAGCATGATGAAGAGAATAGGGAATATGGGGAGAGATGCAGGTGGAACTTTAAAGGAGCCTATTTTGGTGTTCATTGTTGATGCTTGTTCAACTGAAAATGTAGAGAGCTGAGCCACACAGCAGTTGAGGATGATAGTGCAACCAAATATTGGTAGAATTTTCAACACAATCTTCacttcttcaacttctttaACTGTACATTCTAATGCTGAATGGAATGGCTTTTTCACAACTGCATTGTTTAGAAACTTGAGACTCTTCGATGGTTCATCCACAACATCTGTTgaatctcttccttcttcattcTGTTTAGCTTCTTTTCCATCAGGAGCTGGACTCATGGCTATACTCGCTATCGAGTTTCGTGAGCTCGGCCGAACGCAGCAACCAAACATTGCAGCTACTAAGACCTGATGATCAGTTAAAACACCAGAAGTTGGTTCAATtaacttcatttttgttaggaatgacgactctccacaatagtatgatattgtccactttgagcataagctctcatggctttgctttgggcttccccaaaaggcctcataccaatgaagatagtattccttacttataaacccatgatcttccactaaattaaccaatgtgggactcacactcccaataatcctgaAATGTTATGGTATAACTACCTTGCTAATTGTTGTGAGTGGACTTCCAGTAGGTATTTTGTTGCGGTAAAGAGGGGAGCCTGCAAAGAAGACAACCATGGACAAGAATATGCTGAGCATTGCAATTCCAAAGCCCCACTCCCACCCTTTGTTGTCTTCAACCCACACCACCAATGTGACTGCAATAAGCCCACCACATGACAGACAAAACACGAAGTAGTTGAAGAAAGTGGATCTCATTTTCCTGCCCTGTGGTGTACTATCATCAAATTGCTCCGCCCCATGCGACGGTAGCGACCCCTTTATGCCACCGACGCCCAACGCCACCAGATATAGCCCAGTAAACAACATTGCTGCTTTGCCACCGCTCGCTTCTTGGCACACCACGGCGGGGTTCGCTTGTTGATCACATGGAGGAGGCTTCAGCGATGGCATCTTTACTTGTATCAGCAAAATTGCCCACCCCTGGTCAAATGCTTGGCCTTAGACTTAGCTACTGATAAAAGAATTATGACTTTTACAAGATGAAAATGCACTATCACAAATGTGGACACACTTGGTGCCACGTGTTCGATTTCGCTCATCCTATTCGCTGCCACTTACCTACTAAATATTAATCAAACGGGCTTAAGTATCTCGAGACGCCTCTAAACCAACCAAAAAGGTTTATAAGAGGCAACAACATGTTAGACAAATACCGTAAATAGACACCTTCTGATTGGACGTTTCCGATTAAGGTAGAGGACCAATAACGtatgaagaaaaaacacaaacacGACCAATAAGGTAAACAAGATTATGATTGTTTTGCATGACAATAAATATTAAGCATAAATCTTTGACTAAAATATTATCAGTTCAAATCTCTCCACGAGTGCATCAATTACCAATATTAGTGGTTCAACCTCTTTTACGCATGTCGTTGAAGTAAAAAACGATCGGTTTTTTCACTCGGGTTAGGgtaaaaagagtaaaaaagtaaa is drawn from Cucurbita pepo subsp. pepo cultivar mu-cu-16 chromosome LG09, ASM280686v2, whole genome shotgun sequence and contains these coding sequences:
- the LOC111801567 gene encoding cyclic dof factor 1-like → MAEVEVRDPTIKLFGKTISLPFNHVDDDSESKFASSAATVLNDSQKETSCEEQGNGSEKQSTEQTTSVISENPSVEREISSPKAGKKEEESDTSMSPDNKTLKKPDKILPCPRCNSTDTKFCYYNNYNVNQPRHFCKNCQRYWTAGGTMRNVPVGAGRRKNKTSSSSHFHQLLIPDGGNGTFLTFGSDSSNGFLVGTENGDEQSITASNSSENGSKITSQQSVVKKIVPFPWPYYSISPPPFTPPVYPVTYYPAPPYWGYTAPPSWTVVNPNSESSLTNSSVLGKRLRDERSVKQSNYEQPCFLIPKTMKLDDPNEKAAASSINGGLFSSFQQNSKGKEEHHNESYSLLQANPAAFSRAMKFREIA
- the LOC111801594 gene encoding protein NRT1/ PTR FAMILY 4.6-like — protein: MESAEIRRWEGYVDWRKRAAVRGRHGGMIAASFDLVAEILEHLAFSANASNLVMYLSRYMHFSMSKSANNVTNFMGTAFLLALLGGFLSDAFFTSYLIFLISAAIQLLGWAILLIQVKMPSLKPPPCDQQANPAVVCQEASGGKAAMLFTGLYLVALGVGGIKGSLPSHGAEQFDDSTPQGRKMRSTFFNYFVFCLSCGGLIAVTLVVWVEDNKGWEWGFGIAMLSIFLSMVVFFAGSPLYRNKIPTGSPLTTISKVLVAAMFGCCVRPSSRNSIASIAMSPAPDGKEAKQNEEGRDSTDVVDEPSKSLKFLNNAVVKKPFHSALECTVKEVEEVKIVLKILPIFGCTIILNCCVAQLSTFSVEQASTMNTKIGSFKVPPASLPIFPILFIMLLAPIYDHVIIPFARRITKTEMGISQLQRIGVGLIFSIGAMAVAAVVETKRKRVATEHGLVDSGQPLPITFLWIAIQYLFLGSADLLSLAGSLEFFFTEAPASMRSLATSLSWASMAMGFYLSSVVVSIVNNVTGNSNHHPWLSGKNINHYHLERFYWLMCVLSGLNFVHYLFWAIQYKYRPKSQQ